The genomic region TAAATGTGTAAATTAGCCGCATCGACtcgaataatttattaaataacttaGCTATACGCTATCGATCAAAACAAATTAGATACGTACGGGTGTGCAGATTTCGGAACCGTGACATTTCGGATAAACAATTTCTTTTCACGATCATAAATGAAAGATTTACTTAAACTCCTTGAACATACAGCTTAAAAGATATAGCTACAGTAAAAACGTGTTTccatgttttaatgaatgttatttTCTTTTAGTTTATATGAAAACATGACTCACATTTAGTGATGTTAGTTGTAACCCAGTCAACATGCATGTAAATTTCCGCTTTACattcttttgatgatttttgctttggcagactctcaAATTTATTCAGAACGCAAATTATTTAAGCTATTTGTAACCAGTCTTATTGTGAAAAATGAACTGCCGCGGAAGCAGGAGTAGAGGCAGAGGGGACAGAAGACCTAAACGAAATGACGGCTGGGAGGAGGCGGTATGAGTACTgttttattgataattaatttattgtaaatTTCTATGTAATGTTGTGAAATGTCGTAAGACGATTCTGGGTGAGCCCAGACATGAACTAAGAATAAACAGGAAGTGTTACCTGCGCAGACTATGATGAGTAGTAGACGACCATGAGACGAAGGAACAACATTCATCTAATTACgctgtattttatttttaccgAGAATAAATAACATTATAAGTAACTTACAAAGGACTTGAGAGTTAGTATAAGTAAAAACACTTTAGTAATACATATTATCATACTGACTATTGTGAAAGCTTTTAGACCACTGCCAATGTGCGGGAACATAAAACTGTCATGTgaccacaaatgcgaacgaccacggctATTTTGCGGACAAAAAGATTTTAAGACCACCGCATACAAATgtaatgttaacatgttgactATATTTTTAGCTCTTTTGGGCATAAAGTGCTGAAGGTGAACTTTTGTAATCAGTCTATTAACCATTGACACCACTGAGAGGTTTTAATTGACACTGATTTGTTCGCTACTACCTAAgtatacatgccagaaattttcagGTCCAAATAGTTCTCCATAAAAAATGTCCGGACATTTTACCAAAAAGCTGGACACCTGAAACAATAAATTATGCCATCTGTACTGTAGTCGGTAATCAGTATATTGTATTACGTAAAAAAACTAATTACTTCCAGTTACTTTTGAAACCACTGTTTACAGAAGGtgttatttgaaattaaaattccTTGCAGATTTTAATATTAGACATATACCTTTCCAGGGTGGGTATATGAATGCTAAGCGACAAAAGCTGAAGGATCAATTTGACCAGGATATACCCCGGCAACTGCAGAAAGAAGACAGCGGGGGCTCTAAGATATTTGCTGGAGTCGCTATTTATGTTAATGGGTATACAAGTAAGTGTAGGTTATTTTTAATGCTCAAATGGGAAAAGCACTGGTACCATGCTGAAAAAACTCTGAAATATGGGAAATTTGCAACATGAAGTTTCagattgggaattatgggtcATTTTTTATTGATCGGTACTTAAGTTAATTGTTCACTTGCAGAAAATTTAGGGTTGTGATTTTTCCACGGATCCGCGGATTTTTGTGGATCGAGTTGTCCAGGGTCATTTTCACAATTGGCAGAAAATTGTAAACAACGGTAGGGGGCACGACCAATTCCGTGGGCGTATTTCATAAATGGCCCAACAAATCTGTGGCCTGCGAAATCTCTCTGCATATGAATTTGGTGTATTCTGTCTTACAGggagcatttttagctcatctattttttgaaaaaaaattatgagctattgtcatcaccttggcgtcggcgtcggcgttggcgttggcgtctggcgtccggttaagttttgagtttaggtccacttttctcagaaagtatcaatgctattgcattcaaacttggtacacttacttactatcatgaggggactaggcaggcaaagttagataactctggcgtgcattttgacagaattatgtgccctttttatacttaaaaaattggaaaattttggttaagtttgcgtttagttccacttttctcagtaagtatcaatgctattgcattcaaacttggtacacttacttactatcatgaggggactgggcaggcaaagttagataactctggcatgcattttgacagaattatgtgccctttttatacttagaaaattgacaattttggttaagttttgtgtttaggtccattttattccttaagcatcaaagctattgctttcatacttgcaacacttactaactatcataaggggactgtgcaggcaaagtaatgtaactctgactggcattttgacagaattatgtgccctttttatacttagaaaattgaaaatttgattaagttttgtgtttaggtccactttattcctacagtatcaaagctattgctttcatacttgaaagatttatgaactatcataaggggacagtgcaggcaaagttatgtaactctgactggcatttggacggaattatgggccctttatacttagaaaattgaaaatttggttaagatttatgttttggtcactttacccctaaagtatcatagatattgctttcatacttggaacactcacaaactatcataagggtacagtaaaaggacaagttgcataactctggttgtcattgttacggaattatggcccttttttgacttagtaacttttaatatatggttaaattttgtgtttcgatccactcgaagtatcaaggctattgctttcaaacttcaaatacttacatgctatcatgaggttactgtacctggcaacttgaattttactttgacctttgaatgaccttgactctcaaggtcaaattattaaattttgctaaaattgccataacttcttcatttatgattagatttgattgatactttgatgaaactactcttacctgacataccacaatagacttcacccaaaccatccccccccctcccccccccctaatttttttttttttttttttttttttttttttaagatcatctcacaaatgaccaccaccaccctcacactataccccccccacccccccccaaattttttttttttttatttttttttttttttttttttaagatcatctcacaaattatcaccacaccctcacactataccccaaccccccccccaccccaccccccccccaaatttttttttatttttttttttttttttttttttaagatcatctcacaaattatcaccacaccctcacactataccccccccccccgattttttttttttttttttttttcgcttttttggaagataatgtaataaatgtccacaaccccacactatacaccctcttcactccactcctccctcctttgtgattgaaaatgagagtcccttcacctttaaaaagaaaatagatgagcggtctgcacccgcaaggcggtgctcttgtttaattgaGCGATGTCTTTGGCTGTTGCTTCCTAATCTTCTAATTAAActcagattttttaaatgtatttcatattttgcTGAATCATTTGCAAATAGCGCCTTTTTGAAGCGAAAATGAAGATTATTGAATGAACAAATCTCACACAATCTCGGAGATTGAAAAACCAtcgaaaacaaatttaaatgggaaaGGCAAGAAACAACAGTGAATATAAATCACAAAGCCATACCACTTTCTGAATGAGTACAAAATATTGACTGTCTTGGTACTAAGGCTTAAGTCATATTCCATGTGAAAAAATAATTAACTACAGATTCCCTGGTAAATTGGCGTTAGTTGGAACACTGAAACCTGGTTGACATTATTTAG from Dreissena polymorpha isolate Duluth1 chromosome 5, UMN_Dpol_1.0, whole genome shotgun sequence harbors:
- the LOC127832415 gene encoding DNA repair protein REV1-like, with amino-acid sequence MNCRGSRSRGRGDRRPKRNDGWEEAGGYMNAKRQKLKDQFDQDIPRQLQKEDSGGSKIFAGVAIYVNGYTKPSSDELKRLMMLHGGTYETYLYRTRVTHVIATNLPDSKVKEIRGLKVVTTKTGMDY